A window of Pantanalinema sp. contains these coding sequences:
- a CDS encoding AAA family ATPase: MPLHVSAPMRLVHGLHRVVAAPLEVLVVTVCAAIAGGHLLLEDVPGVGKTLLAKRLAEALGLGFRRVQFSPDLLPGDLTGARIYRPSDGTFQFVPGPLFTPVLLADEINRASPRLQSGLLEAMEEGQVSVDGTTHALSDPFFVIATQNPVHFEGTYPLPEVQLDRFIAAVSLGYPSYEAELALLEGHHGKGVAVEAFPAESLMAWRAAARRTHVAPELRRYLLGIVHASRNWPDVTLGVSPRGGLAWQALACAHAFVHGREHLVPDDLKATAVPALAHRLVLRGDASRAHKERLIEDLLSQEAIPR; the protein is encoded by the coding sequence ATGCCGCTCCACGTCTCTGCCCCCATGCGGCTGGTGCACGGCCTGCACCGGGTCGTCGCCGCCCCCTTGGAGGTGCTCGTCGTCACCGTCTGCGCGGCGATCGCAGGGGGTCACCTGCTCCTCGAGGACGTGCCCGGGGTGGGCAAGACGCTCTTGGCCAAGCGCCTCGCCGAGGCCCTCGGGCTCGGCTTTCGCCGCGTCCAGTTCTCGCCCGACCTTCTGCCCGGCGATCTGACGGGCGCACGGATCTACCGCCCCTCGGACGGCACCTTTCAGTTCGTCCCCGGCCCCCTCTTCACCCCGGTGCTCCTGGCCGACGAGATCAACCGGGCCTCGCCCCGTCTCCAGTCCGGCCTGCTCGAGGCGATGGAGGAGGGCCAGGTCTCGGTGGACGGCACGACCCACGCCTTGAGCGACCCTTTCTTCGTCATCGCCACCCAGAACCCCGTCCACTTCGAGGGCACCTACCCGCTTCCCGAGGTCCAGCTCGACCGCTTCATCGCCGCCGTGAGCCTGGGCTATCCCTCGTACGAAGCTGAGCTCGCGCTGCTCGAGGGTCACCACGGAAAGGGCGTCGCGGTGGAGGCCTTCCCCGCCGAGAGCCTCATGGCCTGGCGCGCGGCGGCCCGCAGGACCCACGTGGCCCCCGAGCTGCGCCGCTACCTTCTCGGCATCGTCCATGCGAGTCGCAACTGGCCCGACGTCACGCTCGGCGTCAGCCCCCGGGGGGGCCTCGCCTGGCAAGCCCTCGCCTGCGCCCACGCCTTCGTCCATGGGCGCGAGCACCTGGTGCCGGACGACCTGAAGGCGACCGCCGTCCCGGCGCTCGCCCATCGACTGGTCCTGCGGGGCGACGCCTCGCGCGCGCACAAGGAGCGCTTGATCGAGGACCTGCTCTCGCAGGAAGCGATCCCCCGCTAG
- a CDS encoding alkene reductase: protein MFTPVTIGALALKNRIVMAPMTRSRVEADARPGALEATYYAQRASAGLIITEGTAPCASGLGYSRTPGIYTPEQIASWRAVVEAVHARGGAIVLQIMHVGRVAHPLNQPEGAEIVAPSAIAARAKVYTEQAGMQEMAVPRALRTDEIPEVVATFAQATRNAREAGFDGVELHATSGYLPHQFLSTNSNQRTDAYGGSPQNRARFVLEAIDAMIEAWSADRVGIKVSPGQGFNDMVDETARETYGYLADELSMRRLAYLHVTRQAQFSPEDQAFDSFAELRRRFKGPLLVNGGLSKAEAEALLENRQADFFSFGAAYIANPDLVERLAADRPLAVSDRSTHYAGGATGYIDYPTYEEEHLAPAEPRD from the coding sequence ATGTTCACGCCCGTGACGATCGGTGCTCTGGCTCTCAAGAACCGCATCGTGATGGCCCCCATGACCCGCAGCCGCGTCGAGGCCGACGCGAGGCCCGGCGCGCTCGAGGCGACCTACTACGCCCAGCGCGCCTCGGCGGGGCTCATCATCACCGAGGGCACGGCTCCTTGCGCCTCGGGCCTCGGCTACAGCCGCACCCCGGGCATCTACACCCCCGAGCAGATCGCATCCTGGCGCGCGGTGGTGGAGGCGGTGCACGCCAGAGGCGGCGCCATCGTCCTGCAGATCATGCACGTGGGTCGCGTGGCGCACCCCCTCAACCAGCCCGAGGGCGCCGAGATCGTGGCGCCGTCCGCGATCGCGGCCAGGGCCAAGGTCTACACCGAGCAGGCGGGCATGCAGGAGATGGCGGTACCCCGCGCGCTGAGGACCGACGAGATCCCCGAGGTCGTCGCAACGTTCGCCCAGGCCACCCGCAATGCCCGCGAGGCGGGCTTCGACGGGGTCGAGCTTCACGCGACCAGCGGCTATCTGCCGCACCAGTTCCTCAGCACCAACAGCAACCAGCGCACCGACGCCTACGGCGGATCCCCCCAGAACCGGGCGCGCTTCGTGCTCGAGGCGATCGACGCCATGATCGAAGCCTGGAGCGCCGATCGGGTGGGCATCAAGGTCTCGCCCGGGCAGGGCTTCAACGACATGGTCGACGAGACGGCCCGCGAGACCTACGGCTACCTGGCAGATGAGCTCTCCATGCGGCGTCTGGCCTACCTCCACGTCACCCGCCAGGCCCAGTTCAGCCCCGAGGACCAGGCCTTCGACTCCTTCGCCGAGCTGCGCCGCCGCTTCAAGGGGCCCCTGCTCGTCAACGGCGGCCTGAGCAAGGCCGAGGCCGAGGCCCTGCTCGAAAACAGGCAAGCGGATTTCTTCTCGTTCGGAGCGGCCTACATCGCCAACCCCGACCTGGTGGAGCGCCTCGCGGCGGATCGGCCCCTCGCCGTCTCGGACCGCTCGACCCACTATGCGGGCGGCGCGACGGGCTACATCGACTACCCCACCTACGAGGAGGAGCACCTCGCTCCGGCCGAGCCGCGCGACTGA
- a CDS encoding beta-ketoacyl-ACP synthase III: protein MQHPVVISGTGLYTPSHAASNEELVASFNAYVQAHNQEHAAAIARGDRQALPESSAEFIVKASGIRSRFLMDKEGVLDPTRMCPALPERPDEALSVQAEMAVAAAREAMENAGRTACDIDMVLVACSNLQRPYPAVSIEVQGALGIQGFAFDMNVACSSATFAIQTAVNAIQAGQARAALVINPEICSAHLNFRDRDSHFIFGDACTAMVLERADLATASARFEVLGCKLATVFSNNIRNNFGFLNRTDASGIAQPDKLFIQQGRKVFKEVCPMVAEHIASHMEALGLQPGDMARFWLHQANLSMNQLIAKRLLGREASAEEAPVILDRYGNTSSAGSIIAFHLHHADLAPGATGVISSFGAGYSVGSVIVRRA from the coding sequence ATGCAGCATCCCGTCGTCATCAGCGGCACCGGCCTCTACACCCCGTCCCACGCGGCGAGCAACGAGGAGCTGGTCGCCTCCTTCAACGCGTACGTCCAGGCCCACAACCAGGAGCACGCCGCGGCGATCGCCCGTGGCGATCGCCAGGCCCTCCCGGAATCGAGCGCGGAGTTCATCGTCAAGGCCTCCGGCATCCGGAGCCGCTTCCTGATGGACAAGGAAGGCGTGCTCGACCCGACGCGCATGTGCCCTGCCCTGCCGGAGCGGCCCGACGAGGCGCTCTCGGTGCAGGCCGAGATGGCCGTGGCCGCCGCCCGCGAGGCCATGGAGAACGCCGGGCGCACGGCATGCGACATCGACATGGTGCTGGTCGCCTGCTCGAACCTGCAGCGCCCCTACCCGGCCGTCTCCATCGAGGTCCAGGGGGCGCTCGGGATCCAGGGCTTCGCCTTCGACATGAACGTGGCGTGCTCGTCGGCCACCTTCGCCATCCAGACCGCGGTCAACGCCATCCAGGCCGGCCAGGCGCGAGCGGCGCTCGTCATCAACCCCGAGATCTGCTCGGCGCACCTCAACTTCCGCGACCGGGACAGCCACTTCATCTTCGGTGACGCCTGCACCGCCATGGTGCTGGAGCGCGCCGACCTCGCGACGGCGAGCGCCCGCTTCGAGGTGCTCGGCTGCAAGCTCGCGACCGTCTTCAGCAACAACATCCGCAACAACTTCGGCTTCCTCAACCGGACCGACGCGAGCGGCATCGCTCAGCCGGACAAGCTCTTCATCCAGCAGGGGCGCAAGGTCTTCAAGGAGGTCTGCCCCATGGTGGCCGAGCACATCGCGAGCCACATGGAGGCGCTCGGACTCCAGCCGGGAGACATGGCGCGCTTCTGGCTGCACCAGGCCAACCTGAGCATGAACCAGCTGATCGCCAAGCGCCTGCTGGGCCGCGAGGCGAGCGCCGAGGAGGCCCCGGTCATCCTCGATCGCTACGGCAACACCAGCTCCGCCGGATCGATCATCGCCTTCCACTTGCATCACGCGGACCTCGCACCGGGCGCAACCGGTGTCATCTCGTCCTTCGGGGCTGGCTACTCGGTGGGCAGCGTCATCGTCAGGCGCGCCTGA
- a CDS encoding multidrug effflux MFS transporter produces the protein MRSSSTLSIPARTAGRGLVPLLGALTAIGPMSIDMYLPSLPTIARELGASTASVQLTLALFFVGLALGQLIYGPLSDRVGRKGPLISGLVLYVAASAGCAIAPNITALIAFRMLQALGGCAALVISRAMVRDLYPPREAAQVFSLMTLVMGVAPIVAPLAGGYLMAALGWRAVFGAQVAFGLTLLALAALALSETRDAERRRAEPAASLSLDYRVLLSDRRFLGFALSGGAIQAGMFAYISGSPFVFIELFQVPAEAFGWIFGANALGLIGASQVNGLMLRTRAPERILRLTILMPALFGLSLAALVSTKIGGFWGVALPLFGYLAALGFVFPNVTAAALSEHGKRAGLAAAVMGALQFCLAALAGGLVGRLHDATALPMAGVVGGCGVLGLILYLSLAARPSAGGR, from the coding sequence TTGCGTTCGAGCTCCACCCTGAGCATCCCCGCCCGGACGGCCGGCCGCGGCCTGGTCCCCTTGCTTGGGGCGCTGACGGCCATCGGGCCCATGTCGATCGACATGTACCTGCCCAGCCTGCCGACCATCGCCCGCGAGCTCGGCGCGAGCACCGCCTCGGTACAGCTCACCCTCGCGCTGTTCTTCGTCGGCCTGGCCCTCGGCCAGCTCATCTACGGGCCGCTCTCCGATAGGGTCGGGCGCAAGGGACCGCTCATCTCGGGCCTGGTGCTCTACGTGGCGGCCTCGGCGGGCTGCGCGATCGCCCCGAACATCACCGCGCTCATCGCGTTCCGCATGCTCCAGGCGCTTGGCGGCTGCGCGGCGCTGGTCATCTCGCGCGCCATGGTGCGCGACCTCTACCCGCCGCGCGAGGCCGCCCAGGTCTTCTCGCTGATGACCCTGGTGATGGGGGTGGCGCCCATCGTCGCGCCGCTCGCGGGCGGCTACCTCATGGCGGCCCTGGGGTGGCGCGCCGTCTTCGGCGCCCAGGTGGCCTTCGGGCTCACCCTCCTCGCGCTGGCCGCCTTGGCCCTGAGCGAGACGCGCGACGCCGAGCGGCGCCGCGCCGAGCCCGCCGCCTCCCTTTCGCTCGACTACCGCGTGCTGCTGAGCGATCGCCGTTTCCTCGGCTTCGCGCTTTCGGGCGGCGCGATCCAGGCCGGCATGTTCGCCTACATCTCGGGCTCGCCCTTCGTGTTCATCGAGCTGTTCCAGGTCCCGGCCGAGGCCTTCGGCTGGATCTTCGGGGCGAACGCCCTCGGCCTGATCGGGGCCTCCCAGGTCAACGGCCTGATGCTGCGGACCCGCGCCCCCGAGCGAATCCTGCGCCTGACCATCCTGATGCCCGCCCTTTTCGGGCTGTCGCTCGCGGCGCTGGTGAGCACAAAGATCGGCGGCTTCTGGGGGGTGGCCCTGCCCTTGTTCGGCTACCTGGCGGCCCTCGGCTTCGTCTTCCCCAACGTCACGGCGGCGGCCCTCTCCGAGCACGGCAAGCGCGCCGGGCTCGCCGCGGCGGTGATGGGGGCGCTCCAGTTCTGCCTCGCGGCCCTGGCGGGTGGCCTGGTCGGTCGGCTTCACGACGCCACCGCCCTGCCCATGGCCGGGGTCGTCGGCGGCTGCGGGGTGCTCGGCTTGATCCTCTACCTTTCGCTCGCGGCCCGTCCCTCGGCCGGGGGGCGCTGA
- a CDS encoding diguanylate cyclase produces the protein MEVMKTKVASNELRRTLIVNGLGPALVIVLLYVILIWQFAKVRSEADAVTHTVLVQEGVSQMDSLLANAAAGLHGYRLAGRPEFLRSFTQSQARVDAIAASIEDLVADNPSQSAAIRKIRSLVPHWYHNADLSMRVSSPSAATIRLMLSADGAPMLDEIHGRLRAMHDQEGHILRARQKRLGRSNSLAMTLGAVAILLVLGFFALFSLRQFRILNRHFQQNLRDLRRQKSELLEMTCSLAASNQLLERRVLERTEELQAASEKYRQLADSDGLSGIPNRRIFDEFLNREWSRCAHQGTPLSLIMLDIDFFKDFNDTYGHQAGDDCLRQVARALEGQARRPSDLVARYGGEEFGVILSDTDAAGAERIAERLREQIEGLAIPHAGSRNAPCVTMSLGVATLVPSPGTGPSQVVARADQALYQAKQEGRNRVCVLQPGGLSV, from the coding sequence ATGGAAGTCATGAAGACCAAAGTCGCTTCAAATGAGCTGCGCCGAACGCTGATCGTCAACGGCCTTGGCCCCGCCCTCGTCATCGTGCTGCTTTACGTGATTCTCATCTGGCAGTTCGCCAAGGTCCGGTCCGAGGCCGACGCGGTGACCCACACGGTGCTGGTCCAGGAGGGGGTCAGTCAGATGGATTCGCTGCTCGCAAATGCGGCCGCGGGCTTGCACGGATACCGTCTCGCCGGCAGGCCCGAATTCCTGCGCTCCTTCACCCAGAGTCAGGCTCGGGTCGATGCGATCGCTGCCAGCATCGAGGACCTCGTCGCCGATAATCCGTCCCAGAGCGCGGCGATCCGCAAGATTCGCAGCCTCGTCCCCCACTGGTATCACAACGCAGATTTGAGCATGCGGGTATCATCGCCATCTGCCGCCACCATCCGCTTGATGTTGTCGGCAGACGGCGCACCCATGCTGGACGAGATTCATGGACGCCTGCGAGCGATGCACGATCAGGAAGGCCACATTCTTCGGGCGCGTCAAAAGCGCCTCGGCCGTTCCAACTCACTGGCCATGACCCTCGGGGCCGTCGCCATCCTGCTTGTGCTCGGCTTCTTCGCGCTGTTCAGCTTGAGACAGTTCCGGATCCTCAATCGTCACTTCCAGCAAAACCTGCGCGATCTCAGGCGACAGAAGAGCGAGCTCCTGGAGATGACCTGTTCACTCGCGGCCTCGAACCAGTTACTCGAGCGACGCGTCCTGGAGCGCACCGAGGAGCTTCAGGCCGCCTCTGAAAAGTATCGTCAGCTCGCAGATTCCGATGGTCTGAGCGGGATTCCGAACCGTCGGATCTTCGATGAGTTCCTGAATCGCGAGTGGAGCCGCTGCGCCCACCAGGGCACGCCCCTCTCCTTGATCATGCTGGATATCGACTTCTTCAAGGACTTCAACGACACCTACGGACATCAGGCGGGCGATGACTGTCTGCGGCAGGTCGCCAGGGCCCTCGAAGGCCAGGCCAGGCGCCCGAGCGATCTTGTCGCGCGTTACGGGGGAGAAGAGTTCGGCGTCATCCTCAGCGATACCGACGCGGCCGGTGCCGAGCGGATCGCCGAGCGCCTCAGGGAGCAGATCGAGGGGCTGGCCATCCCCCACGCCGGCTCGAGAAACGCCCCCTGCGTCACGATGAGCCTCGGCGTGGCGACCCTCGTGCCGAGCCCGGGGACCGGCCCTAGCCAGGTGGTGGCCCGGGCGGATCAGGCGCTCTATCAGGCCAAGCAGGAGGGGCGCAACCGCGTCTGCGTGCTGCAGCCAGGCGGGTTAAGCGTTTAA
- a CDS encoding SET domain-containing protein-lysine N-methyltransferase translates to MIHPDTALRFIDSAVGHGLVATAPIPMGTVIWVQDPLDQLLDPARVAALPAAYDALLARYTYGDAEGNRVLIWDLGRAMNHSCQPNCLGTLQGFEVAARDIRVGEQLTNDYGTFEDRREDDFFPCHCGAPGCRGTTRSTPSAEQLTALRARLRLALTLAPSVSQPLAPLLVPERLLEACDQAGYPPAEAATLLRHFEDVRQGGLAPRRAP, encoded by the coding sequence ATGATCCATCCCGACACCGCCCTGCGCTTCATCGATAGCGCCGTCGGCCACGGCCTGGTCGCAACGGCGCCCATTCCCATGGGCACCGTGATCTGGGTGCAGGACCCGCTCGACCAGCTGCTCGATCCCGCGCGCGTGGCCGCGTTGCCTGCCGCCTACGATGCGCTGCTCGCGCGCTACACCTACGGCGACGCCGAGGGCAACCGCGTCCTGATCTGGGATCTGGGCCGCGCGATGAACCACTCCTGTCAGCCGAACTGCCTCGGAACCCTGCAGGGCTTCGAGGTGGCCGCCCGGGACATCCGGGTCGGCGAGCAGCTGACCAACGACTACGGCACCTTCGAGGACCGGCGAGAGGACGACTTCTTCCCCTGCCACTGCGGAGCGCCTGGCTGCCGGGGCACCACCCGCAGCACGCCGTCCGCCGAGCAGCTCACCGCGCTCCGGGCCCGGCTCCGCCTCGCCTTGACGCTCGCGCCCTCGGTCTCGCAGCCTCTCGCCCCGCTGCTGGTCCCCGAGCGGCTCCTGGAGGCCTGCGATCAAGCTGGCTACCCGCCAGCCGAAGCGGCGACCCTGCTTCGGCACTTCGAGGATGTCCGGCAGGGAGGCCTGGCTCCTCGCCGCGCACCTTGA
- a CDS encoding SET domain-containing protein has protein sequence MIHPSTELRHIDDRIGYGVFATAFIPRGTVIWALDAFDRVLSPGEVLALPDLLRAQVEKYAYVDAAGDFILCWDFGRYMNHSCRPSSRSVGEAFEIAVRDIQPGEQLTCEYGTLNMTGDFACACGAPGCRGSVSATDLDSLWGEWDREAAQAFRWALAVPQPLLPYAKLSHADQVLADALREGRDVPLPSSRHYQAATPAGAQPPLGEGLWALGR, from the coding sequence ATGATCCATCCATCGACCGAGCTGCGCCACATCGACGACCGGATCGGCTACGGGGTCTTCGCCACGGCCTTCATCCCTCGCGGCACCGTCATCTGGGCACTCGACGCCTTCGACCGCGTCCTCTCTCCCGGCGAGGTCCTCGCCCTGCCCGACCTGCTGCGCGCCCAGGTCGAGAAGTACGCCTACGTCGACGCCGCGGGCGACTTCATCCTGTGCTGGGACTTCGGCCGCTACATGAACCACTCCTGCCGGCCGTCGAGCCGCAGCGTCGGGGAGGCCTTCGAGATCGCCGTCCGTGACATCCAGCCGGGCGAGCAGCTGACCTGCGAGTACGGCACCCTCAACATGACGGGCGATTTCGCCTGCGCCTGCGGCGCGCCCGGCTGTCGCGGCAGCGTGAGCGCGACCGACCTCGACTCCCTGTGGGGCGAGTGGGACCGCGAGGCGGCGCAGGCCTTCCGCTGGGCCCTCGCGGTGCCGCAGCCCCTCCTGCCCTACGCCAAGCTGAGCCATGCCGACCAGGTCCTGGCCGACGCCCTGCGCGAGGGGCGCGACGTTCCGCTTCCGAGCAGCCGTCACTACCAGGCGGCCACACCCGCCGGAGCACAGCCACCGCTCGGCGAGGGGCTCTGGGCGCTCGGCCGATGA
- the menE gene encoding o-succinylbenzoate--CoA ligase, which yields MLSSPTAQARRMRPHHPAIVYKGEVLTYEALDQRAVRAAATLSGLGVREGDVVAVWSANHPDWAAVAHALGRIGAVLLPLNLRLTDEEIAYQLDHAGARLVLADPERLGRGIGARYRVMPLCEAFSAEESDGVPDALDPQRAHTILFTSGTTGRPKAVVLTWANQLSSATASAAAIGLDTRDRWLLAMPMFHVGGLNIVHRCALAQATVLLHARFSAEATLQAVRDEGASMLSVVPTMLRRVLDLWGDRPLPSSVRAILVGGAPIPFDLVERCPQALPTYGMTEACSHVTLTRLGASPSERTTSGAPLVGTDVRIVDDARRPLPTGTPGLIEVRSPTVFKEYLNDPASTAAAKVDGWLKTGDDGFMDAQGCLHVLARRTDLIVSGGENVYPSEIERALEGHPGVAEAVTVGAPDPTWGQVPVAFVVPRAPGLSVTELKEHLAQGLARYKQPRDITLLDELPRLGSGKVDRLSLRARAANPLNKP from the coding sequence ATGCTGAGCAGCCCCACCGCCCAGGCGCGCCGCATGCGCCCGCACCACCCCGCCATCGTCTACAAGGGCGAGGTCCTGACCTACGAGGCCCTCGACCAGCGCGCCGTGCGCGCCGCGGCCACCCTTTCCGGCCTCGGCGTGCGAGAGGGTGACGTGGTCGCCGTCTGGAGCGCCAATCACCCCGACTGGGCCGCGGTGGCCCACGCCCTCGGCCGGATCGGAGCCGTCCTCCTGCCGCTGAACCTGCGCCTGACCGACGAGGAGATCGCCTATCAGCTGGATCACGCCGGGGCCCGGCTCGTGCTCGCCGACCCGGAGCGCCTCGGCCGCGGCATCGGTGCGCGCTACCGGGTCATGCCCCTCTGCGAGGCCTTCTCGGCCGAAGAGAGCGACGGCGTCCCCGACGCCCTCGACCCCCAGCGGGCCCACACCATCCTGTTCACCTCGGGCACGACCGGCCGCCCCAAGGCCGTCGTCCTCACCTGGGCCAACCAGCTGTCGAGCGCCACGGCCTCGGCGGCCGCGATCGGCCTGGACACGCGCGATCGCTGGCTGCTCGCCATGCCCATGTTCCACGTGGGCGGCCTCAACATCGTCCACCGGTGCGCCCTGGCGCAGGCCACCGTCCTCCTTCACGCCCGCTTCTCGGCCGAGGCCACCCTCCAGGCCGTGCGCGACGAGGGTGCGAGCATGCTCTCGGTGGTGCCCACCATGCTGCGGCGCGTGCTCGACCTGTGGGGCGATCGCCCGCTTCCCTCGAGCGTGCGCGCCATCCTGGTCGGGGGCGCCCCCATTCCCTTCGACCTGGTCGAGCGCTGCCCCCAGGCGCTGCCGACCTACGGCATGACCGAGGCCTGCTCTCACGTGACCCTCACCCGCCTCGGCGCGAGCCCGAGCGAGCGCACCACCTCGGGCGCGCCGCTCGTGGGCACCGACGTGCGGATCGTGGACGACGCGCGGCGCCCCCTGCCTACCGGCACCCCCGGCCTGATCGAGGTGCGGAGCCCGACCGTCTTCAAGGAGTACCTGAACGACCCCGCTTCGACTGCGGCCGCCAAGGTCGACGGCTGGCTCAAGACGGGCGACGACGGCTTCATGGACGCTCAAGGCTGCCTGCACGTGCTCGCGCGGCGCACCGATCTCATCGTCTCGGGCGGCGAGAACGTCTACCCCTCCGAGATCGAGCGCGCCCTCGAAGGCCATCCGGGCGTGGCCGAGGCCGTCACGGTCGGCGCCCCCGACCCGACCTGGGGCCAGGTCCCCGTTGCCTTCGTGGTCCCGCGCGCCCCCGGCCTGAGCGTGACGGAGCTGAAAGAACACCTCGCCCAGGGCCTCGCGCGCTACAAGCAGCCTCGCGACATCACCCTGCTGGACGAACTGCCCAGGCTGGGCAGCGGCAAGGTCGATCGCCTCTCGCTTCGCGCCCGCGCCGCGAACCCTTTAAACAAGCCCTAA
- the menC gene encoding o-succinylbenzoate synthase — MSAFRLAYVPYRVRFKRQLVTGRAVHTHREGWWVAVKDDEGRLGFGEVAPLPAFGGEDHETAAAMLARLARSPLDVPDDAGLDDLAPALSRAGLALERAPCVHAGVELALLDAIAAHRRHALAHELGDSPAPAAALQRLLTALAPDEVVKEGERAVEAGFTTLKLKVGALSPSEDLARVSALRSRFPAIRLRLDANGAWSEAAALAAIDALAPFGIDLLEQPIEGEAFEALRGRGIPIAADEALLSPSTASRLIAAGAVDALVLKPMLLGGLGTARALAARAQERGIRVVVTSSLDRIVGVAAALHLACALETREPAGLSTLSLLDCPDAQGPLQPRAGALTRPAGPGLGVRPPDDAIATLLRNLERC; from the coding sequence GTGAGTGCCTTTCGCCTCGCCTACGTCCCCTACCGGGTGAGGTTCAAGCGCCAGCTCGTGACCGGGCGCGCCGTCCACACCCACCGCGAAGGCTGGTGGGTGGCAGTCAAGGACGACGAGGGGCGCCTGGGCTTCGGGGAGGTCGCCCCCCTGCCGGCCTTCGGAGGCGAGGACCACGAAACGGCGGCCGCCATGCTCGCGCGGCTCGCGCGCAGCCCACTCGACGTGCCCGACGACGCGGGCCTGGACGACCTGGCCCCGGCCCTGTCAAGAGCAGGGCTCGCCCTCGAGCGCGCGCCCTGCGTCCACGCCGGGGTCGAGCTCGCGCTCTTGGATGCGATCGCAGCCCACAGGCGGCACGCGCTGGCTCATGAGCTCGGCGACTCGCCCGCCCCCGCCGCGGCCCTTCAACGCCTGCTGACGGCCCTTGCCCCCGACGAGGTGGTCAAAGAGGGCGAGCGCGCCGTCGAGGCGGGCTTCACGACCCTCAAGCTCAAGGTCGGCGCGCTTTCGCCAAGCGAGGACCTCGCCCGGGTGAGCGCCCTGCGCTCGCGCTTCCCCGCGATCCGGCTGAGGCTCGACGCCAACGGCGCGTGGAGCGAGGCCGCGGCCCTCGCCGCCATCGACGCCCTCGCTCCCTTCGGGATCGACCTGCTGGAGCAGCCCATCGAAGGCGAGGCCTTCGAGGCGCTGCGCGGGCGCGGCATCCCCATCGCGGCGGACGAGGCCCTGCTCTCGCCGAGCACCGCCAGCCGCCTCATCGCAGCCGGCGCGGTCGATGCCCTCGTGCTCAAGCCGATGCTGCTGGGGGGGCTGGGAACCGCTCGCGCTCTGGCGGCCCGGGCGCAGGAACGGGGGATCCGGGTCGTCGTGACCTCGAGCCTCGATCGCATCGTGGGGGTCGCAGCCGCCCTGCACCTGGCGTGCGCCCTCGAGACGCGCGAGCCGGCGGGGCTCTCGACCCTTTCGCTCCTCGATTGCCCCGACGCACAGGGCCCTCTCCAGCCACGCGCAGGCGCCCTGACGCGGCCCGCGGGCCCCGGGCTCGGCGTCCGCCCCCCCGATGACGCGATCGCCACTCTGCTGAGGAACCTCGAACGATGCTGA
- a CDS encoding 1,4-dihydroxy-2-naphthoate polyprenyltransferase: protein MSTVIDKPSPLAVWVMAARPRTLPAAIVPVVVGSAIARADGAFSAGPCLAALAGACLIQIGTNFANDYFDFKKGADTDARQGPTRVTQAGLASPKAVLTATAIAFGLAVLVGCYLVAVGGWPIVAIGVLSILSGLAYTGGPYPLGYNGLGEVFVFIFFGLVAVLGTYYVQALHLSSLAWGLAVPVGLIAAAINVVNNLRDIETDRVAGKKTLSARFGARFTHGYYATLLAGAYLVPSALVATGKLGLKGLLPLLTLPLALKLFASVRRDSGPVLNGTLAGTAKLLMIFGLLLSVGLLLP, encoded by the coding sequence ATGAGCACCGTCATCGACAAGCCCTCGCCTCTCGCCGTCTGGGTCATGGCCGCAAGGCCGAGGACCCTGCCGGCCGCCATCGTCCCGGTGGTGGTCGGCAGCGCCATCGCCCGCGCCGACGGCGCCTTCTCGGCGGGGCCTTGCCTCGCGGCGCTCGCGGGAGCCTGCCTGATCCAGATCGGCACCAACTTCGCCAACGACTACTTCGACTTCAAGAAGGGGGCCGACACCGACGCCCGCCAGGGCCCCACCCGGGTCACCCAGGCGGGGCTCGCGAGCCCCAAGGCCGTCCTGACGGCCACCGCGATCGCCTTCGGGCTCGCGGTGCTGGTCGGATGCTACCTGGTGGCGGTGGGCGGCTGGCCCATCGTCGCCATCGGCGTGCTCTCCATCCTCTCGGGCCTCGCCTACACGGGGGGGCCCTACCCGCTCGGCTACAACGGGCTGGGCGAGGTCTTCGTCTTCATCTTCTTCGGCCTGGTCGCCGTGCTCGGCACCTACTACGTCCAGGCGCTGCACCTCTCCTCGCTGGCCTGGGGGCTGGCGGTGCCCGTCGGCCTCATCGCCGCGGCGATCAACGTGGTCAACAACCTGCGCGACATCGAGACCGACCGGGTCGCGGGCAAGAAGACCCTCTCGGCGCGCTTCGGCGCGCGCTTCACCCACGGCTACTACGCCACGCTCCTCGCGGGCGCCTACCTGGTCCCTTCGGCCCTGGTCGCGACGGGCAAGCTCGGCCTCAAGGGCCTCCTGCCCCTCTTGACCCTGCCGCTGGCCCTCAAGCTCTTCGCCTCGGTCCGGCGCGACTCGGGGCCGGTCCTGAACGGGACGCTCGCGGGCACCGCCAAGCTGTTGATGATCTTCGGGCTGTTGCTCTCGGTGGGGCTGCTCTTGCCGTGA